The Oxalobacteraceae bacterium OTU3CINTB1 genome includes a window with the following:
- a CDS encoding formimidoylglutamate deiminase — protein MSKLFARHALLPEGWRTDVLIEWDAAGTILAAAAGAAVEGVETVEYALPGMINLHSHSFQRALGGRTEKAGPHKAGGAQDSFWTWRDLMYRFARNITPVQIEAIAAQLFSECLRHGYTSLCEFHYVQRSPDGAMYPRPAETAERVIAAARLAGIGVTMLPVLYSYSGFGESALKPEQQRFKTDVADVLRVIEALEPLRDAQTEVGVAPHSLRAASVGQINAVLAALPPDRPVHIHIAEQQPEVRQSLDWSGRRPVEWLLDNVAVDERWCLVHATHLTRGEVDRMAASGAVAGLCLTTEANLGDGLFPLEDFLAAGGRFGIGSDSHISQSPVEELRWLEYGQRLQHQRRNIAVSATERHVGDFLWQGALRGGAQAAGRPVGALAPGRRADVIVLDDDHPNLYGLALDEVLGSFVFSGNDNLVKDVMVGGQWVVRNQQHVAQQAIAARFKQTMAELREFR, from the coding sequence GCCGGAAGGTTGGCGCACCGATGTGCTGATAGAGTGGGACGCGGCGGGCACTATCCTGGCGGCGGCCGCCGGCGCCGCCGTGGAGGGCGTCGAAACCGTCGAGTATGCGCTGCCGGGCATGATCAACCTGCATTCGCACAGCTTCCAGCGGGCGCTGGGCGGGCGCACGGAAAAGGCCGGGCCGCACAAAGCCGGCGGCGCCCAGGACAGCTTCTGGACCTGGCGCGACCTGATGTACCGCTTCGCCCGCAACATCACCCCCGTGCAGATCGAGGCCATCGCGGCCCAGCTGTTCTCCGAATGCCTGCGCCATGGCTATACCTCGCTGTGCGAATTCCACTATGTGCAACGCTCGCCGGACGGCGCCATGTACCCGCGCCCGGCCGAAACGGCCGAGCGGGTGATAGCCGCCGCACGGTTGGCCGGAATCGGCGTGACGATGCTGCCGGTGTTGTATAGTTATTCCGGTTTTGGCGAAAGCGCCCTGAAACCCGAACAGCAGCGTTTCAAGACCGACGTCGCAGATGTGCTGCGCGTGATCGAGGCGCTGGAACCGTTGCGCGACGCGCAAACCGAGGTGGGCGTGGCGCCGCATTCGCTGCGCGCGGCCTCGGTGGGACAGATCAACGCGGTGCTGGCGGCTTTGCCGCCGGACCGCCCGGTGCACATCCACATCGCCGAGCAGCAGCCGGAGGTGCGGCAGTCGCTGGACTGGAGCGGGCGCCGGCCGGTCGAGTGGCTGCTCGATAACGTCGCCGTCGACGAGCGCTGGTGCCTGGTGCACGCCACCCACCTGACGCGCGGCGAAGTCGATCGCATGGCGGCCAGCGGCGCGGTGGCCGGCCTGTGCCTGACCACCGAGGCGAACCTGGGCGACGGCCTGTTCCCGCTGGAGGACTTCCTGGCGGCGGGCGGGCGCTTCGGCATCGGCAGCGACAGCCATATTTCGCAAAGCCCGGTGGAGGAACTGCGCTGGCTGGAATACGGCCAGCGCCTGCAGCACCAGCGCCGCAATATCGCGGTGTCGGCCACGGAGCGCCATGTCGGTGATTTTCTGTGGCAGGGCGCCTTGCGCGGCGGCGCGCAGGCGGCGGGACGGCCGGTCGGCGCCTTGGCCCCGGGGCGCCGCGCCGATGTGATCGTGCTTGATGACGATCACCCGAATCTTTATGGCTTGGCGCTGGACGAGGTGCTTGGCAGTTTCGTCTTCAGCGGCAACGACAATCTGGTCAAGGACGTCATGGTCGGCGGCCAGTGGGTAGTACGCAACCAGCAGCACGTGGCGCAGCAGGCGATCGCTGCGCGCTTCAAGCAGACGATGGCCGAACTGAGGGAGTTCCGATGA
- a CDS encoding HutD family protein: MTQLIQYASLMPAPWKNGGGSTTEIAASPAGAGFDDFDWRVSLATITQDGPFSAFPGIDRTLALVDGDGVLLDFGDERVVLSPSEPLIEFAGEDAVHATVTGANTTDFNVMTRRGRCRHRLEACVVRGTLELNRRASTTLVFLADGESLSVSSARERIAMVRYDMLVIESEQVWNLEAAQATVFVVDIINI; this comes from the coding sequence ATGACCCAGCTGATCCAGTATGCAAGCCTGATGCCCGCGCCGTGGAAGAACGGCGGCGGCAGCACGACCGAAATCGCCGCCTCTCCCGCCGGCGCCGGTTTTGACGATTTCGACTGGCGCGTCAGCCTGGCGACCATCACCCAGGACGGCCCGTTCTCCGCTTTCCCCGGCATCGACCGCACCCTGGCGCTGGTCGACGGCGACGGCGTGCTGCTCGATTTCGGCGACGAGCGCGTGGTGCTCAGCCCCAGCGAGCCGCTGATCGAGTTCGCCGGCGAGGATGCGGTGCACGCCACCGTCACCGGCGCCAACACCACCGATTTCAATGTGATGACGCGGCGCGGCCGCTGCCGCCATCGGCTCGAAGCCTGCGTGGTGCGCGGCACGCTGGAGCTGAACCGGCGCGCCAGCACCACGCTGGTGTTCCTGGCCGACGGCGAAAGCCTGTCCGTCAGCAGCGCGCGCGAACGCATCGCCATGGTGCGCTACGACATGCTGGTGATCGAGTCCGAGCAGGTATGGAACCTGGAGGCGGCGCAGGCGACCGTGTTCGTGGTCGACATCATCAATATCTAA